Proteins from a single region of Thalassophryne amazonica chromosome 22, fThaAma1.1, whole genome shotgun sequence:
- the spx gene encoding spexin, producing MIRGGDVILGECVSFPQGLKIVTITCVFTLLLLATFVSPSWSAPKGFFQRRNWTPQAMLYLKGTQGRRFISEDRKEGDMYDTLHLETHSQNTDKLSVEQVATMLLNFLQQAKDGAAENPDEVYFQEPPVWKREYF from the exons ATGATCAGAGGTGGTGATGTGATTCTTGGTGAATGTGTTTCCTTTCCACAGGGTTTAAAGATTGTCACAATAACTTGTGTCTTCACACTTCTGCTGCTGGCAACATTTGTGTCACCATCCTGGAGTGCGCCGAAG GGGTTTTTCCAGCGGAGGAACTGGACCCCGCAGGCGATGCTCTACCTCAAAGGCACTC AAGGACGCAGATTCATCTCAGAGGACCGAAAAGAAGGAGACATGTACGATACGCTGCACCTTG AGACTCACAGTCAGAACACAGACAAGCTGAGCGTGGAACAGGTCGCCACCATGCTGCTCAACTTCCTGCAGCAGGCCAAAGACGGCG CTGCCGAGAACCCAGATGAGGTGTATTTTCAGGAGCCGCCGGTGTGGAAACGAGAATACTTCTGA